From Epinephelus lanceolatus isolate andai-2023 chromosome 23, ASM4190304v1, whole genome shotgun sequence:
CTCATACAACCGCTGGATGCCCTGATAGATGAATGCCAAGAACAGTATACAAGAGTATGCATAAATTCAGGTTAACAACAACAGTGTGTCTACATGTTGATGGGTGTCATTTTGGGTTTTCTGAATTCTCTTGTGCAGCAGTATAAAGCATGGACAAACTGTGTTATGGTACATGTCCACAGGGGTGTTTTTGGATGCAAGGAGTCGTTCCGCTTCCCAGCAATGGACGCCTCATGGGCGTACCACATGGTACGTGAGCTGTCTGTTCCCAAATTTTTAACCAAACCAACATGGTGGCTCGTTCAGAAACTTCTCTTATACCAAATAACAACTATTTTCTTCATAGAAAGAAAGTTTtgaacatgtttctgaaaacatctgaagcAAGAAATGAGCCAGTCATTTGCTGAATCTATGTTCATTCTAGACTGACAACGGTTAGTTCAAGTTTTGCAGGAGTTTCCAGACATGGCAAGTCGTGCTGTGCCAGATTTGCATTAAGCAGCCTAGATCCAATTTCACACAAATTAGGAACGGACAACCTGTCTCTTAAAAGGCAACGCAGCGCTAACAGAGTGCATTGGGAGGTGTGGTAATGACGGATCCTGTGGACACACACCATTTGCTTATCTATGTTAAATGAGCGCCACTCACAGTCAGCGTGGCCCCAGACTGGAAGAGTTCATATGGATAAAGGATCCTCTCGTAATGGGAGCGAAGCAGTGAGCCGGTGCCTTTCCCGGGTGGGAAGCCCATCCGACTGGCCACCGTGGACCACCTCTTCTCTTTACACACCATCTCAAAGCCGCCCTCTGATGACACAATCTGAAACACACGTGTGTCCAGTATGAGCATTTTCATcagcatgaaaaataaaatcaacactCAACAGCCAAGAGCAAAATAAAGATCAAAACCAacagcacataaaaaaatccaaacagatGTAGTTTTACCTTGCTGAGCTGGTAGAGGTCCAAAACCTTCCTCTCCACATGAGGGAATCGGGTCTTGGATCCCTGCAGCTCCCAGAACTTTGCGATTTGATCCAGAAAGTTGAGCCTAACCCGAGTGAGGGCCTGGACAGGCAGgagggaaaggagagaggacacTAAATGCAGGAGCCCCATGTTCTGCTATTAGAAACACCTCAGgcaaaattatgtttgaatGGCTGCACTCAAATACACGACCATACTGTGAACCGTATGACTCCCATATTAGAgctgtcctgctgctcttgcttttgacacttcaaaaaaatataaaaatgagtaGAAGGCTTGAAACAGGCACATCCAAATCTCGGCAGGTGCAAGACAGAAGACACTGCAGGTGGAGACAGCCTGGATTGTCTGCTGCTGCCCGAGGAACATCTATCAATGATGAGTTCATTAACAGCACACTTTAAAGGAGTATTTCACCAACAAAATGACTAGCTTTATATCAGTTATCAGTCATATCATCTTGTTTCTGATAATCCGGTATAATTCTTAATATGATGTGAAAATTTCATATCGTGATACATGCAATATTTTGACTTgctgacatattgacgtcatactgctacccacggcaacaacaagcatggctggaAGCGGAATTACTCCACAGTGGTTCcacaaagaggagcagcttcagtagtgtggctTAAACgttggcgtcctgaatgttttatgtacAGCCCAGACTTCTGAGACTCTTTAAGCGACTTacagctcagagggaactcaatcatttagggtTTTGCTACAAGacatcacctgttgatttatactGTATAAATAGATCCCAGgctacatttttgtatttgggaactGTTTATACGTGTTATTTGTGTAGttaaactattaatattgtatacagaatctcaATCTCATTCccagttactgttgttgttttttacaaactaaagaaatgagagatcatttttgtttcgTTTTTACTGCATGTTTgaaagcaaactgtaaaactatatcactgattttgttgcattaaattaataatattttttttcctaatttgtcatatcgtcaagaatatcgttattgcaaaaacaccctgaaatatcatgatatcaTTTTTAGGCCATATCACACACCCGTActggggaccacatttaacaacagcaaaaaattaatcaaaacatctatttacaagctctcacacaactcatgcagtgtaatcaaagtctcatttatccagtcgtatgttcagtgcttcccaaaaacatgcaaaaaaaaaaaacataacaaaaaaaaaaacacctcagtaATAAAGTCTAGTTTGAGAAGAGCATAGACacgtttcactttcagttcactGGTGAAAGAAACTTGGATGTGTGAGAGATTGTAAACAGACGTTTTGACACAGACCtacttttgctgttgttaaacttgGTCCCAAATCAACCAATAAATTAATATGTTCATTTAAACACAGCTTTCTTCCCATTTCATAATAACACAGCATGAGTGACCTACAAATGCTCATTTTGTGGgtcaagtattcctttaacacagCGAACAGTTTTTGGACAGTTTTCTTTGTTACTCCCAGATGTGTCAATCAAACTTTAGAGTAATTATGCTAATATCCAAAACACCTACATGCATGAGACACGCCTTCACTCAGAACTGTTGTTATGATGGCTGATCCATCCTCTTGGCAAACTCACCTCAAGTTCATTTAGTCTTTGTACTCGAGGAGTGAAGCGGAAGTTGCGTACGTCGCAGGCGAACGGAGGCTGCCAGTCCTGATAGACAAGAAAATAGTGTCAGTATTATGTCCCAGAACAATATTAACACATCAGCAACAGCACTGCAACTTGGaggaaatcagtgtttttcaagaAAAAGAACATGAGCAGAGTGTATGACTGTTCATGCAGTCTTTTAAGTGCAGTTGAGCCTTTTTGACAGGACCAACTGTGCATAAATACTGCCAATTTAAAGCTCTTATTATAAGTATGTCATTCTATTTCGACAGGGTATTAATGCAATGCATGCCACATATACACCCTAACAATTCAAGGTCCTAGACAATTTAAATGCACTCCAATGGTTGCTTATATGACTGTATATAATAGCATAAACATGGGTTTACAATCTGACAGGAGGGACAGGCCTGCATGTGGCCCAATGTCGCATCTTCGCAGCTAACCTCACAATCACTGGACTCTAACTTATTGTAACCGGAACTGTTGAATTTATTATGTCTTTCCAAAACTTTTCTGAGCTGCAAAAGAAACCCAGTGTCAACGGAGGGCAAAATATGGGCAGTTGAGTGCAAAGAAATTAAGCCTTATTTGACCTCTGTTAAAGTAATGGCAACTAGTAATGTCGTTGCCTCTCGTAAAATTCACGTAGGCCCTAATAAACCAGCACTGCCTACGTAGGGACACGACAGGCAGATCATTGCAGACATGAATCCAATGTTTTTCTCGATGTCTGAAATGATATGTGAGTTTACCTCAGGGGGTCGGATCTTGCAGATGCCCGTTTTCTCTGCAATGGGTCGGATCTTGTTGATAAATCCTAAAGGATCCGAGAAATCCTCCCAACTCGGCTCAAACACCGGGCATTCAGGAGGGGGGACGAACTCAGCAAATGCAGACATGTTGGTGTGGTGCCGCTGAAACagtctttaaaaataatatgtgatttaaaaaaaaatgcactgagTTGAGCTCAACAGTCCATTGTTATTATTTCCAGTAATTTTCGTCTTGGGGAACTTCCTCCGTGTCCATCGTGATCCTTCAAATCTCCTAAATTACGGATGGATTAAATGATAGGGCATCCCAGTCGCGATGGCGAATCATAATCTGCTTTCCAGGTGCAGACATACAACAAGCGAGTTGTGAGTAATCAATGTTTTGCCATCATCCGTAAACAGCGGGCTAGGCCAGGCCGGGAGTCTTCACCACCACTCCCCTACCTGGGACGGAGGGCTGGGTTAGTCCCAAACGCCATCATTCCTTCTCTCAGACGATAACTTCACAAAAATAAACTCTGCAGGCAAGACTTGGGCCAGGGTCAGTTTAAAAAAGAAGTTTGTAAATACAAAACACGCCGGCTTCAATGGTACAATGTTGGCTGTGAGGTTATGTTACGCAAGCTAACATTGCTACTGCTACGTCTCTGTACCTGGGTAGTGCATGATTTCTTCGTGATGATGCATTTCCAACAAAGTTATCCACGGCTGGCTAGCTCCCGAGGCTAGCTGCTAATGTTCTTTAGCTAACGTAATCAGGCTCGCTCGTCAGGCTCCCCTAAATAAACTCTCGTCCTCACGTTCACTTCTTAGAGTACCTGATAGCTTAAGTACCAGCCAAGCTGGACCACAACAGGAATGAGGCTAGTAGTAGCGAGCGTGCATTGTTGACTGATGTCTTCACTCCGTGCCACAACCCCCATTCATTGAAGCATTTGAGGCAACGGAAAACTAGCATACAGCTAATTTCACTCGGCTAAAATCAGCTTAGCTGCCGCTGCTCATTGCGCAGCTAACATTGACGTTAGCGGAGAAAGTCGGCTGAGGACGACAGTCCGCCATGATTTCATTGAGTTAGTCGGAATCACGTAGAAAAGGGCTTCAAAAGTTTTGCTTTGTTTCACCAGGTGTCCCTTTCCGTATGATTTAACGTCGTCTGAAGGTATTGTATCCGCATTAGCAAGTGTGCTAGCTACAACTAGCAAAGCTGCGATAGCTGTTGTGATGCCTTCAAGTGCACTCGGAATTGTTTTAATACTTCCGAGTTCGCAGGTTGCATAAACGCTTTTCCCCAGCAGGTCTTATTATATTAGAAACTCTTAATCACATTTCCACTCCACATAATACACCAGTATGCAATAATGAATATATTACTGTATACAAACAAATCATTGTATGAGAAGAACTGGATGGAGAAGGGAATTTCGTCATTCATAAATCAGTAAAATGATGATGGCTCAACACTGACATTTAGGTTGTGATCAAGGATGCGTTTTGAAATTAAACACCAACATGTGGTCGCATTACTTGTAATAGCCCTTTTGGTGCGCCTGCAATCTATACTCCACGTTTGAGCAAGGATGTAccttttaattatattttggcAGCCTTTTGGACCATTTTGACGGGTTACTCTCAATTACATAATTCCAATATTTCCTACGGCGCATGAAGGCAGCATTGATTCTACAGGGGTTTGCTGCAACGAGGGGAAAAAATCAGCCAAATCTGTGATATAAATTGAGTTTATTGCTCAAAttaaatatctgtttttttcACGAATATCCGTTTGTTACAACAATAATGGGTGATTTTATTATTGCTTGTGTCTCTGACCAACAGAACAGTTTTATACAATAAAACAGCCATCTTCCACTTTCACCTCAGACGAAAAGCCATTGAAATTGcatcaaaaaaatgtttttatttgtacttAAATCATTCACAAAGGCTtgtaataaaacacaataatataaaaaaactcTCTGCTTTATTAACATTGCATTAATCAATAAAGTAAAGCATATATCAGAAATACTTCATTAAATGTATTATAAAAGTGCTACAAAATTCTTCCAAGGTAATGTTGTAAAACCAAAGTGAACAAGGCAGCTGTGATAAAAGTAACGTCTTGACACCTGTGGCGTCTAGTATTCATCATGAAATGGATACTCTGGGTGATCAGACCACCTGTTGAGTCAATAAAGAGAGAtagtgattatttatttatgacagGAACAAGACATCACTCAGACAGTATGAAGTACACTCACATGAGAAGCTCCACGAAACGGATATTCTTGTTCAGTCCTTCAATTGCCTTCATCTCggcctcagagagagagaagtcgAATATCTGCAGTGTTAGAAACACACCAATTGCAACATGTTTCATGTgatatttcctgtttttcagGGTGACCTTTTGCAGGATTTACGCAGCAGTCCAAACTGATGGTGTACGAACAAACCTGAAAGTTCTCCTTTATGCGAGCAGGGTTAAAGCTCTTCGGGATGACCACCACTCCCCTCTGCATGTTGAACCTCAAGGCCACCTGGGCTGTGGTCTTGTTGTACTTTTTAGCAATTGATGCCAGAAGCTCGTCTTCCAACAATGGGGGGCATTTAAGGTTGACCCTGTTGAAATGATTGGCATTTTGCAATGTCACACCAAATTACTTTGGCACACTTAAATGCCAGCTTTCAGTTACAGCCTGGAACACCATGATTTGTATTAGTCACAAGCTGTACATTCTGTGCGTGCactgaaaaaatatttagtgtCAGTGCACAGTTCTGGCTTTGTCAAtaggaaacaaacaaagtggTCTGGACAAGCTCACACAGCACTGGCACTGCACAGCACAGGGCAAAGTCCGTGGGTGTATAAAAAGGAGGGCAGTGGGAATGAGAGGGATTGTAAGATGAAGCTTCTGAAGGAGCACTGTCAGGAGGGGTGCATTTGTTTGGGTGTTGAGTTCATCTCTTTCTCCAGAATTGCAGACTCcacctttaaaggtccagtgtgaaggatttagagggatatatttgCAGAAACAGAATATTATAAAGTAAATGTGTTCTCTTttatgtataatcacctaaaaataataattgtcgTGTCtttgttgccttagaatgagccatttatatttacatagggagcaggtcccaAGCCCCAGAAACAGCACCAGGCTTTGAGGCAAATTTTAGCTAGTGGCCAAATGTGGAATTATAACGTTCAGGTCAAAAGACATCTGTAAATTactggatacattttttaacatcacaaccccaacaaaatgacttgtttcacctcTGATAACATTCTGAACATCTGGAAGAGCCACATGATTCAAAATTTTTTATTACTATTCAAGTTAACGGGGTGCTAAACCAGATGTTAGCCGCTTAGCTGGCAGAAATTTGCTGCTCAGCTGCAGTAAGCCCCTAGCACGCTTGCCGTATGAGCCCCATGATGCGGAAAATATGGGTGATTTCATACCACAGAAATGTAGCTTTTTTTGGCGTCATGCACCACTGAGGAAATTTCATAGGAATCAAAGGGGCTCCGCTTTCAACGCTGCAACCACTTCTCTTGATACATTCATGGCAGGTCCTCGttcacagagtccgccatgttgcaccactgtttttctacagtagtgcagaacagacaaaccacacaCTGGCACTAGATAGGGCAATTTGCAGTTAAGCGTCCGCCACCGTTGTTAGCAGCAACAAGCCAAACAGCTCCAGAAAAACAGTTTCTTTTAACATGACACtgcttttttcactgtttttacgAGTTAAAATCACCTGGGGTCGTAATCACAAAGTTGCTCCTCATGATGGAATTCTAATAAAATTCTTAAAATTGTgacgttttcttagaatttccccttaaagttaagactaggacTAGGAAAAGTTATTCAaagagcatcttagaccttaaaagagctcctacaGTGAAAAACTGttgggaggaggacttttaagaggcttacgAGGTTCTTAGtctgaggagaaaatggtggaaactcAAAGAGGTCaaagaaatattctccaaaagctggatgacagtgagtgatgacttgagtctgtctcaaccttccatcagcagagtgactAAACATACAATGAGATCACTTTCAgggtcagcagttcatttcatttccactgagtgTCCACACCCTGTAGGCTCACgaaagggtgtgtctgtgacaaccaatcacatctgttaaaagaatgcatcatatCTAGCAATGGGGTCAACAACAACGCCTCACTAAGTTCAAAGTTTCTGTCTATTCTTTGCTCACAGAACTtccgtactcgtactcgtactcgttgtcctccgcttatccaggtccaggtcgcgggggcagcagcctcagcaaagaagcccagacagtcctctcccccgccacttctgtcagctcttccgcgggaaccccgaggcgttcccaggccagccgggcgatgtagtccctccagcatgttctggggcggccccgaggcctcctcccggttggacatgcctgaaacacctcctaagggaggcgtccggaaggcatccttaccagatgcccgaaccacctcaactggctcctctcgatgtggaggagcagcggctctactccgagtccctcccggatgtccgagctcctcaccctatccctaaggctgagcccagccaccctgcggaggaaactcatttcggccgcttgtgctcgcgatctcattctttcggtcactacccagagctcgtgaccataggtgagggttggaacgtagatcgaccggtaaattgagagcttcgctttctggctaagctccctcttcaccacaacggaccggttaagcgcctgcatcactgctgacgccgccccaatccgtctgtcaatctcccgctccatcctaccctcactcgtgaacaagatcctgagatacttaaactcctccacctgaagAAGGACCTctcccctgacctggagtgggcaatccacccttttccgtctgaggaccatggcctcagacttgaaggtgctgattctcatcccagccgcttcacactcgacTGCGAACCGCCCCagtgagagctggaggtcactgttcgatggagctaggaggaccacgtcatccgcaaaaagcagggacgagatcctcccatcaccgaacctgacaccctccaccactcaactgcgcctagaaattctgtccataaaagttatgaacagaactggtgacaaagggcagccttggcggagtccaaccctcaccgggaacaggtccggcttactgccagccacgcgaaccagactcatgctccttcggtacagggactggatggcccttagcaaggggccaccaaccccatactcccggagcaccccccacaggatgcccctggggacacggtcataagccttctccaaatccacaaaacacatgtggactggttgggcaaactcccatgccccctccagcaccctggcaagggtaaagagctggtccacggttccgcgtccgggacgaaaaccacattgctcctcctcaatctgaggttcaactatcgaccggaccctcttctccagcaccctggagtagaccttaccgggtaggctgaggagtgtgatccccctgtagttggaacacaccctctggtcccctttcttgaaaatggggaccaccaccccggtctgccactccagaggcactgcccccgatgtccacgcaatgttgcagaggcgtgtcagccaggacagccctacaacatccagagccttgagatatccaggacgaatctcatccacccccggggctccgccgcctcggagttgtttcactacctcagcaacttctgccccagaaattggacgacccgcccccgagacccccgtctctgtttcctcactggaatacgtgttggttgGCTAAGTGGGAAAGCAAGTGAGTAAGCAAGGACTCCTTACTAGaagtttttaggctaagttaggagctctctcaGAGTATTCTCTGAAAGTTTATGAACATGGCCCctggatctgtttgttttggagatgaagagaCCTCTTCAGATAATTTGGCACCCACTGAAAACcctcctgaacaaagaacactgaaggCATCCCAACCGGGAGTGTTCGCCTGCCATACAGGAGAAGTTCAGGGAGTTGCAATCTGAaatcctcacagctagatgccactaaatccaacacactgctcctttaactgaATGTAATAAGTAGGCATTTCTCTCCCATACCAGGATGCATCCCTAGATGTCCCCAAAGGGCTGTATCCCACGATGACAACATCCTTCTGCCGGCAGTACTCGAGCAACTTTGGCTGAGTGAAATACGGATGGCATTcaatctgtgtttaaaaaagcACAAATAGTGTTGGTTAGTTGGTGAAGATAGACTGAATTCTTCCTTAGTCATTATTTATGTGCTAAGCCAGTTTTCTTAAAGGCATCTCTACACCTTTGTGTAATCATATTCTATCTGTTTAGCATGATACTAAGTCACTGACTTGGGGGATTTTCTTGTGTTTGTCAGCCATTTTCTTTCTGTCTAtaaccaaaagtttaattttttgATTTTCCTCATCTCCGGAGCACGGGTGTATTATTGTCCTGTCTTTACCTGGTTTGACACAGGCTTGTGTTTCAGCCCAGGCTTGTTGAAGATCAGCTCCAGTTGTCTCTTGTTGAAGTTGGACACTCCAAGAGACTTTATCAGCCCGGCATCTTTACAGGCCTCCAAAGCCTGTCCAGAACGTGAAGAACACAGCCAGGGAGCTGCACATTAGACTTTGAACCAACACTATATATAAACACTGACAAAGTATACAGCAACGAGGTTTCTGACCTTGAGCAATTGCCAGCGTTATTATCTCTTACTGCATGTGTCAAGTTATAGTTAGTGTTCTTCACAAATGAGTTACCAAATCAGTTAAAGTGCATG
This genomic window contains:
- the LOC117248912 gene encoding aldo-keto reductase family 1 member D1-like codes for the protein MSMDLTTESHSIPLSDGNSIPLIGLGTYGDPRKTPKGIAYESVKLAIEIGYRHIDGALVYFNEHEVGQAIREKIADGSVKREDIFYCGKLWNTFHPPELVRPALEKTLKTLQLDFVDLYIVEMPTAFKPGDTFYPRDENGKYIYHKTDLCATWEALEACKDAGLIKSLGVSNFNKRQLELIFNKPGLKHKPVSNQIECHPYFTQPKLLEYCRQKDVVIVGYSPLGTSRDASWVNLKCPPLLEDELLASIAKKYNKTTAQVALRFNMQRGVVVIPKSFNPARIKENFQIFDFSLSEAEMKAIEGLNKNIRFVELLMWSDHPEYPFHDEY